A single genomic interval of Streptomyces sp. 1222.5 harbors:
- a CDS encoding MFS transporter yields the protein MDSTCGGPGRSTTSGPALGTPRLSAGLVALAWVTQFLVGTDLFVVAPLLPDIAASLHVAPARTGLLITAFSLAYVVASPFAGRLSDRYDRVRILSAAFVLFSLANVATALAPSFGLLLATRVVAGVAAAATGPTVYALVSTRAQATARAQVLAVVGSGLLTALWVGAPAGALLSRHAGWQAAFVILAAGTCVLAVPHAVVWRSGRTTTAGHRAAADNAPAAGPSVLSGQRGGGVAAFAVAVTALWAFSVYTLYTFLAVALHADGRAADVSWLLVVYGIAAVAGGQAGGRLADRAGAVRVTGVALALLAVAEIAVALVFPTTWALTVALVLFSSAAYAFFPAQQRHLVDAFPERATGMLSWNNSALFVGLSLAGAVGGPVVHSYGYPQLLFLGAAVAAPAWLLTRHPPADRRPRRP from the coding sequence ATGGACTCGACGTGCGGCGGACCCGGCCGCTCGACGACCAGCGGGCCCGCGCTGGGGACGCCCCGCCTGTCGGCCGGTCTGGTCGCCCTTGCCTGGGTGACGCAGTTCCTGGTGGGGACCGACCTGTTCGTGGTGGCACCGCTGCTGCCCGACATCGCCGCCTCCCTGCACGTCGCTCCGGCCCGCACCGGTCTGCTGATCACGGCGTTCTCCCTGGCCTACGTGGTGGCCTCGCCGTTCGCGGGCCGGCTGAGCGACCGTTACGACCGCGTCCGCATCCTGTCGGCCGCGTTTGTGCTGTTCTCGCTGGCCAATGTCGCCACCGCGCTGGCTCCGTCGTTCGGGCTGCTCCTGGCCACCCGGGTGGTCGCCGGTGTCGCGGCGGCGGCCACAGGACCCACCGTGTACGCGCTGGTCAGTACACGTGCGCAGGCCACGGCCCGGGCTCAGGTGCTGGCGGTCGTGGGCTCGGGGCTGCTGACCGCGCTGTGGGTGGGGGCCCCGGCGGGAGCTCTGCTGAGCCGGCACGCCGGCTGGCAGGCGGCGTTCGTCATCCTCGCCGCCGGCACGTGCGTGCTGGCCGTCCCGCATGCCGTCGTCTGGCGGTCGGGCCGCACCACCACCGCCGGGCACAGGGCCGCTGCCGACAATGCCCCGGCTGCCGGCCCATCGGTGCTCAGCGGACAGCGGGGCGGGGGCGTGGCGGCCTTCGCGGTCGCGGTCACCGCGTTGTGGGCGTTCTCCGTCTACACCCTGTACACCTTCCTGGCCGTCGCCCTGCACGCCGACGGCAGGGCGGCCGATGTGTCGTGGCTGCTGGTGGTGTACGGCATCGCCGCCGTCGCGGGTGGGCAGGCGGGTGGCCGGCTCGCCGACCGCGCCGGTGCGGTACGGGTCACGGGAGTGGCTCTCGCCCTGCTGGCCGTGGCCGAGATCGCGGTCGCCCTCGTCTTCCCGACCACCTGGGCACTGACGGTGGCCCTCGTGCTGTTCTCGTCGGCCGCCTACGCCTTCTTCCCCGCTCAGCAGCGGCATCTGGTGGACGCCTTTCCCGAGCGGGCGACGGGGATGCTGTCGTGGAACAACAGCGCCCTGTTCGTAGGACTTTCGCTGGCCGGCGCGGTCGGCGGGCCGGTCGTCCACTCCTACGGCTATCCGCAGCTGTTGTTCCTGGGCGCGGCCGTGGCCGCACCGGCCTGGCTCCTCACCCGCCACCCCCCGGCCGACCGCCGTCCGCGGCGGCCCTGA
- a CDS encoding MarR family winged helix-turn-helix transcriptional regulator — MIDREPTETPPRQGCPGILRTLGLLHGDLRVRHGLSLGDYLVLGALAEARGGPVPIARLTAFVRESGDRMSYLLKGLQAAGLIERNRRARDRRTVEVTLTDAGHTKFTEAESTAQALLRQNLGIGPVAVPGPRRVRAAADGGRPGGGG, encoded by the coding sequence ATGATCGACCGCGAGCCGACGGAGACACCCCCGCGACAGGGGTGTCCCGGGATCCTGCGGACCCTGGGACTTCTGCACGGCGACCTGCGGGTACGGCACGGTCTGTCCCTGGGTGACTACCTCGTACTCGGCGCCCTCGCCGAAGCCCGGGGCGGACCGGTGCCCATCGCCCGGCTGACGGCGTTCGTCCGAGAGTCGGGCGACCGGATGTCCTACCTCCTCAAGGGCCTGCAAGCGGCCGGACTGATCGAGCGCAATCGCCGCGCCCGAGACCGCAGGACAGTCGAGGTGACCCTGACCGACGCAGGACACACCAAGTTCACCGAAGCGGAGTCCACCGCGCAGGCGCTGCTGCGCCAGAACCTCGGGATCGGCCCGGTAGCCGTTCCAGGACCGCGCCGCGTCAGGGCCGCCGCGGACGGCGGTCGGCCGGGGGGTGGCGGGTGA
- a CDS encoding RICIN domain-containing protein: MAAAYALTVPGAGATASQAGAERAPAAAAATGPFQVRNTGTGRCLGMPAGDDRMRVWNCATEAYQLWDLVPDGRGHYHMVTRRDGRCLAGYAQGPSGWATWLSICDPSFSNVDVDPATQSDPARIANLFGRVLEPDRGWNGANESPVVTSDNQGLPTQKWTLKNIR, translated from the coding sequence GTGGCAGCCGCCTACGCGTTAACGGTCCCGGGTGCCGGGGCCACCGCCTCGCAGGCCGGCGCGGAGAGGGCCCCGGCGGCCGCCGCCGCGACCGGGCCGTTCCAGGTCAGGAACACCGGTACGGGCCGCTGCCTGGGGATGCCGGCCGGTGACGACCGGATGCGGGTGTGGAACTGCGCCACGGAGGCCTACCAGCTCTGGGACCTGGTCCCCGACGGCCGGGGCCACTATCACATGGTGACCCGCAGGGACGGCCGCTGCCTCGCGGGCTACGCGCAGGGTCCGAGCGGCTGGGCGACCTGGCTGTCCATCTGCGACCCGTCCTTCTCCAACGTCGACGTCGACCCGGCGACCCAGTCCGACCCGGCCCGCATTGCGAACCTCTTCGGCCGTGTCCTCGAGCCCGACCGCGGCTGGAACGGCGCGAACGAGTCGCCGGTCGTGACCAGCGACAACCAGGGACTGCCGACCCAGAAGTGGACCCTCAAGAACATTCGGTAA